ACCGAACAGGAACCTACCCAAACTACGAACTAAAATCATAAGAAATGTCCATTTTActatgatatttaaatatagtTATAATCTTCTTATTTTACTTAATCTTTTAAGTGGTTATGTTAGCGGTAAATCAAAGTTTATATATAGTGATATAATTTCTGAGATAATCTTtacaaaaaatcaataaatctatcatagttttttatttaatagtttatcGAATTACAGTATTGATCtcctattattatatatatatatatatatatatatatatattactttaaatattgatatatattatatattatgaaacgTATATATGGTTAAAATAAGATACACAACACACAAAAGCAGTCGTAATTTGTAAtgtattatgtaaaaataattttaattataataagtatatatatatatatatatatttttttttttttaaatgttatcttTATTCTAATAAAGTTTTGATCACAATTCATCTATATCTCACATCATTATTACAAGTTTCAAGATAATTATTACCTTGATCTAACCTAAGTAATGATGGGATCATAGTAAATGAAAATTacatgatataattatttatatatatagtttatctTGACCTAACTATTTCTCCTTTCATGGCAAGAGACAAGACTGGGAGATTGGCTTCATTCTCCACATGAACACCAGGCATTATCACGGCCCTACTTCCCACAAACCCATCTTCACCAATTTTGATTCCACCAAACTTCACCATTCCACCTTCATCACCTTCATATATGTGTCCAAATAGCAATGCTTCTCTTCCCACACTCCCTCCTCTCTCAATCTTCACCATTTCTGGGTTCAACAAAGCCCCCATGCTGTCAACGTAAACATCACCATCCATGTCTATCTCTGCACCCATCAACCTCATCCACAACACAAACAAAAACGACCCACTTCCTATGTCCATGAAGTACTCCCCAACCAACGTTCTAATGGCTTGCCACGTGCTATCCATGGTCACCCTTTTGCTCCACAAGGCTACTCTCTCACCCTCTCTCTTCCTTCCCACCAGAACCCATTTCGCCACAACACATGCCAGAGCGCCCATAACACCCGAGAGAATCCAAAACAAAGGAAACAACCATTGCACCGAGACTTTCTCAGCGTTCTTCATGTTCATCACAAAGTTCAAAGGGGAAAAAACAGACAAACCCACCACCGTGTAAGGTAAAACTGCTTGTAGCAACGGTTGGGTGAAAACCGCCGAGAATGTCTGGTACCAGGTTCTTGTTAAGGTTAAGGTTGTCACCACTTTTGTCTCCTTTTTGGGCTTTGATGTTGCTACAGATGCTGCGACAGGACAGCAGGACAAGTCTACCTTAACGCTAGATTGTTCTACGAGGTTTCTCCAAGAGACTGGGAGTGGCAGTCCATTACGCACGTGCTGGCAAATTTCGTAGATCAATGAGCGGCCATGATCGATTGAGGCACTTTGGGTGTTGGAAGTGGCAGGGATCACATCCAACTCGTGGCTTTTGAGATAGGGGTTAAATTCAAGCCTGTCTGATTCTTCCCTTGAGAGATTCTCATTGATGTTTATCTCTCCAACATCAAGGTAAGGGAACTCACTCTCATTCCATGGTTTGGTGCAGTCTAGTGCAATGTCACGTGTTGCTTCATCTTCCGGCACTGCTCGGAGTTGCACTTGGAAGACATAGCGAACTCCACCGGGGGAACTCACGCGCCGTTGAAAATCTTCAGCAAGGAAAAGTAACGGACGTGTATCATTTTCATCCCTTGGGATTGCACCTGTTTCGGGTGGAAGAATCCCAGTTGGTTTTACCTTACCTGTGTCCTCACCAATGCTTGTGTCAATAGGCCTTATCTTAAACTTCACGTACATTTCTTGTCCATCAGTGAAGCGCATGAGCCTGCAAATGTTTGAGTAGTAATGCAATTCAGCATATGAGTGAGCATGTCTGAGTGAATTCCACACTGCGTCACGAACATGTGGGGTACGCTTCACAAGTTCCTCTCTCGCAGCAAGTCCACACACAAGCCAGCTTGCAAAATCAGCAATAGTGCGAGCATAAAACGCATTGCCAGTTTTTAGTGTCAGGTCAATGAGGGGGACATGGTTAGAATCGGGTGCATCAGAAAGAATCCTCAAAGATGCACCACGTGCATCGATCCTAGCATCATCATCAGCACTCAAGCTATTACTGTGTCTTACCATGACGGGGTAGCTTTTACCAGGTTGAAAAACCTTGTGCAGTGGAATGCCATCAAGTTTTTCATAGATTTTCAAGTGCCCCTTTCCGCTGACACCAATGCGGTGGAAGTATCTTGCTTTGACATTGATAGTTGTTGCAGCTAAATTTGCAGCCATATTTGCAACCACTTTCTTGTATTCCGTGTTCATCTCCTCTATCCGTTCATCTAAAGAGTTTGAAGAGTTCCTGATTGCAACTCGGGTTTGAGATCCAATATACACGCTACCCTCATGGAGTATGGAATTCATTGGAGCAACTGAAAGAGCACCAAGAATGACATTCTTTTCTACAACAGAGCCTGGGAGGATCAGGCTTTGACTTCCCATTACTGAATTTTCCTGAACCTCTATTTTTCCACAAGCATATCCGTTTGAATAGTAGAAACCGGTGATTATCTTGCTAAAATCACCAAGATGGACTCCATCACCTATTGACATTAACTCGGGGTTTGATACTGGGTTGATGGCTCTAATGGAACAGTGCTTGCCAATTTTTGCACCCAAAAGGCGTAAATATATGCAGAAGGCTTCTGTTCCCGAGAGAAGCTTGGCAAATCTTTGGTGGCAGGAAATGGTCAATTGATGTCTGAGCCAGGTTTTAAAATGGCTTTGGTTTTGACTGAATTTGAGCAAACGGGTCAAGGCGCAGGTGAGAGAGGTGAGTATGAGACCATGAAGCAAGTACGCGCAGGAAAACGAAATGGTAAAGAAAATAGGATTTGATGGGATATCAGAAAACATGGTGGCATATGCAACAATGGTAAATGGGACCCAATGGAATGCCCCACATAAGCAAACAAATGAAAAGTGTTGGAATGATGCAGGTATCTGGAAGAACCATATGTACAGAATGTAAGCAATGGCTGCAGCAAAGGAGCTGAGAAAGCCAGTGAGATAGATCCCCAGAAAATGGTACATGGCATTAGATTGAGTTTTGCTGGTTGTAACTAGCAACACCGCATTctgaaatcaaaagaaaaaatataagacCCTAGTTATTAGTTCAAGCTTAAATATTCATAAGTATTAGAACTGTAGCAATAGAACAATCAATGGAggctaaaatttaaataaaccaCATTTCCTCCCTCAAAGTAAGTTTCAGTTATTTCAGCAATTTGCATGTACTGACCTCTTTAACGTTATTAAGCTTAGCAGGTTTGGGTACATGTTGTCCTCCTTCAATCTTTTGCAAGGGTTCTACTTCAGATCCTTCTTTAATCACACTTCCTCTCTGAATGGTAGAATAAGGCCCAATTGAAGAATTTTTACCTATCCTAATAGGGAGGAGACTTAGAATTCCATTCTTCACCTCATGGCTTTGAATCAAAACCCCCTCAGCAATGGAAACTTCATCTCCAATTGAAACCAGAGAAGGGTCTGTGATATCAACTGTGTCCAGCAAAACTAAGGATCCAATTCTTGCACCAAGCATCTCAAACCAGTATTTCAGAAACACTGTTCCTCTGAGGTGTGTTGCCAAAACTTTTGAAGAAATTTCCTGAGTTTTATACAGCGCCCACCACTTTACAAAATCCATGGAATAGATGGATATTTCGGGTGTCAGGGCATAGTTTGGCCTCAAGAAAGAGTTCCCCAAAAGTGAAATGCAAATGCAAGTAGAAACCATGCAAAGGATCCAAGAAAGAGGTGCCAAAGTCAAGGAAAGCAAATAGTTTGACCAAGGCATTCCATATACCGATTCACTGGCATTTGGTATGAAACTTTGAAAAGCAGTGATGGATAGATAAGCAGGAGAAAACAGCATGATAGAAACATAAATTAGTGCTAGGAGTTGAAGTAAACGGATACCCCATTGGCGAGACCTGGACACATCCACAACAATTTCAGTAGTGTCAATTTCAGCAACTGGAGCATGGGAATTGCTCATAAGTTCAGGTTGAGACTTTAACATAAGATTCTCGGAGAAGTTAGCCAATTCTTGAATGCATGATGCAGTGAAGACATCTATAGCTGCAACTGGCACACCCAGGAAATCTGAGAGTTTTTGAGTTGCTTTAACCACTCCAATTGAATCAATTCCGTATGCAGACATGTTTTCAGTGACTAAGATATCTTTGACTGGGATTCCAGAGTGCTCAGAAACAAGCCTTTTCAAGTGTTCCACAATTTCCTTGTTACTGATTCTTGGAATAGGCAGAGGATTACTACTTCTCACCAGCTGGGCCCGGGGTGTTCTTCCTTCTGTGCATGTTCCTGTAGTAAATGATCTTAACAGTGATTTCCTTGTCTGAATAGGTTGAGGCACCAAATTCAGTGTATCATCCGCAAACTGTTTGAGACATTCAAATCTCTTGATTTTTCCTGATGTTGTTTTGCTGATGGTTCTTGGCTTGATCAGCTTGACAGAAGCAACACTTACTCCATGTTCTTCTGCCACACGAGTCTGAATATGCTCAATCACATCTTTGCTCACCGCTTTAGCATCCCTTACTTCAGCAACCACAACCAAGCCAACTTGGTCAGATCCATCAGGCAGGGTAATCCCCTTTGCTGATAGAACCTCCTCAGGGACACCAATGACTGCACAACACCCAGGACGAAGAAATTCAGATGAACTCTCCACTGTTTTCTCAACATCTGCAGAGTAGATGTTTCTTCCAGCCACAATGATAAGATCCTTGATTCTCCCTGTGATGAATAGCTTCCCATCAATTATTCTTCCCAAGTCTCCAGTTCTTGTGTAGTTTCGTCCAGGATGATTCTGAAGCTCATTTCTAAAAGTTTTCTGACTCAGTTCTTCCTTTCCCCAGTATCCTATTCCAGCACTTGGACTACTTATCCAGATTTCTCCTTCCTTTCCGTCTTCTCGAAGCTCTTCACCATTCTCTGGATCAACTATTCTAATGTCAATATCTGCATCACCAGGGTGAATGTATCCACAAGAAACTCTTCCCTGCCAGTCAACAAGAATAGGATACCCTTCACCAAATGCACAACTGACAAACACACAATTTTCTGCCAAGCCATATCCTGGAGCCATCACCTTCTGAGATAAACCAAAAGAAGCAGTTAAATCAAGAAACCTTTTCAGGGTCTTCTGCCTCACTGGCTCAGCGGCAATCATGAGAAAAATCATGGATGAAAGGTTTAAATTCTGAAGCTTGTCTTTTTCAGACTCTAACCTTCGAACCACCAACTCAAAAGCAAAGTTGGGGCCAGCACTGTGAGTTGCTTGATACTTGCTCATGGTTTCAAGCCACAAGAGTGGTTTCTTAATAAATGTTATCGGTGAGAAAAGCACAGCAGATCCACCACTAACAAGAGCGGTGAAAAGTCCTCCAATCAGCCCCATGTCATGATACTGAGGAAGCCAACTCACTAGCATGGTCCTTGAGGTGCTCTTGTATATACTTTTCATCAACTTCACATTGTGAATAAGCCCTCCATGTGTTATCATGACTCCTTTAGCATCACCAGTTGAACCTGAGGTAAACTGCAAGAAACATATATCACCAGGCTTGGATTCACATTGATCCTCACCAGCATCTCCCAAAGCCAAATTTCTTGAGTTATTATTGACCCATGTGTCAGTGTGCAGCCAAGGAAGTTTAGGCCATTGAGCTGAGGATTTCCCAATCTTTCCAGTTAATGAGATCATACTTTTCACTAGACCTACACGTACTGCTGAATGATAAGCCACTGTTGATAAAATCGCCACTATGCCACATGACTTGGCAATGTTCTCAATTTTTAGAAGTGCTTGTCCACCTCTTTGCATGGGGTCCGGGGGAAGAACTGGGACTGGTAAAACTTTTGCTCTTAAACATCCAAAGAAGGCATCAATGAAATCTAGGCCAGGAACATAAACTAGGAGAACCCTGTCACCAGGCTTGATCACTGGCTTTTCACTTGTTAAGAGCTTATGTGCAATACAAGAAGCATTCAAGTGTTGTTCTCTATATGTTCTCTTGCCACCCACTGTTCCTCCTTCATTTATCCAAGTGT
This region of Vigna unguiculata cultivar IT97K-499-35 chromosome 5, ASM411807v1, whole genome shotgun sequence genomic DNA includes:
- the LOC114184777 gene encoding uncharacterized protein LOC114184777; translated protein: MRNGFYEKLESELQGSRNTYYVGGLMAFELTERNSSYAMALICKKFSNSSDLPEFSYTKSLFPLQTEFQKKEPKELGELPGVQFPDLPTLNSYLKHWGTDPVTENRTLYTWINEGGTVGGKRTYREQHLNASCIAHKLLTSEKPVIKPGDRVLLVYVPGLDFIDAFFGCLRAKVLPVPVLPPDPMQRGGQALLKIENIAKSCGIVAILSTVAYHSAVRVGLVKSMISLTGKIGKSSAQWPKLPWLHTDTWVNNNSRNLALGDAGEDQCESKPGDICFLQFTSGSTGDAKGVMITHGGLIHNVKLMKSIYKSTSRTMLVSWLPQYHDMGLIGGLFTALVSGGSAVLFSPITFIKKPLLWLETMSKYQATHSAGPNFAFELVVRRLESEKDKLQNLNLSSMIFLMIAAEPVRQKTLKRFLDLTASFGLSQKVMAPGYGLAENCVFVSCAFGEGYPILVDWQGRVSCGYIHPGDADIDIRIVDPENGEELREDGKEGEIWISSPSAGIGYWGKEELSQKTFRNELQNHPGRNYTRTGDLGRIIDGKLFITGRIKDLIIVAGRNIYSADVEKTVESSSEFLRPGCCAVIGVPEEVLSAKGITLPDGSDQVGLVVVAEVRDAKAVSKDVIEHIQTRVAEEHGVSVASVKLIKPRTISKTTSGKIKRFECLKQFADDTLNLVPQPIQTRKSLLRSFTTGTCTEGRTPRAQLVRSSNPLPIPRISNKEIVEHLKRLVSEHSGIPVKDILVTENMSAYGIDSIGVVKATQKLSDFLGVPVAAIDVFTASCIQELANFSENLMLKSQPELMSNSHAPVAEIDTTEIVVDVSRSRQWGIRLLQLLALIYVSIMLFSPAYLSITAFQSFIPNASESVYGMPWSNYLLSLTLAPLSWILCMVSTCICISLLGNSFLRPNYALTPEISIYSMDFVKWWALYKTQEISSKVLATHLRGTVFLKYWFEMLGARIGSLVLLDTVDITDPSLVSIGDEVSIAEGVLIQSHEVKNGILSLLPIRIGKNSSIGPYSTIQRGSVIKEGSEVEPLQKIEGGQHVPKPAKLNNVKEVSTCKLLK
- the LOC114184776 gene encoding uncharacterized protein LOC114184776, giving the protein MFSDIPSNPIFFTISFSCAYLLHGLILTSLTCALTRLLKFSQNQSHFKTWLRHQLTISCHQRFAKLLSGTEAFCIYLRLLGAKIGKHCSIRAINPVSNPELMSIGDGVHLGDFSKIITGFYYSNGYACGKIEVQENSVMGSQSLILPGSVVEKNVILGALSVAPMNSILHEGSVYIGSQTRVAIRNSSNSLDERIEEMNTEYKKVVANMAANLAATTINVKARYFHRIGVSGKGHLKIYEKLDGIPLHKVFQPGKSYPVMVRHSNSLSADDDARIDARGASLRILSDAPDSNHVPLIDLTLKTGNAFYARTIADFASWLVCGLAAREELVKRTPHVRDAVWNSLRHAHSYAELHYYSNICRLMRFTDGQEMYVKFKIRPIDTSIGEDTGKVKPTGILPPETGAIPRDENDTRPLLFLAEDFQRRVSSPGGVRYVFQVQLRAVPEDEATRDIALDCTKPWNESEFPYLDVGEININENLSREESDRLEFNPYLKSHELDVIPATSNTQSASIDHGRSLIYEICQHVRNGLPLPVSWRNLVEQSSVKVDLSCCPVAASVATSKPKKETKVVTTLTLTRTWYQTFSAVFTQPLLQAVLPYTVVGLSVFSPLNFVMNMKNAEKVSVQWLFPLFWILSGVMGALACVVAKWVLVGRKREGERVALWSKRVTMDSTWQAIRTLVGEYFMDIGSGSFLFVLWMRLMGAEIDMDGDVYVDSMGALLNPEMVKIERGGSVGREALLFGHIYEGDEGGMVKFGGIKIGEDGFVGSRAVIMPGVHVENEANLPVLSLAMKGEIVRSR